The genomic stretch TTACTCCTGATTCTAAAGTGTTTTCAGATACTCAACCAACGCGGCTTTATCCTCCGACGAGAAGTTAGTGCCATACAGATGACCCCTGTTACTATTGCCAGGTACAGTCGTGTCAAACTTAAAATACGGCGTCCCCTTCTCTTGGGCAATGGTTGAGACAAAACCGACATTCTCTTGATCAAACACATCATACCCGCGATAGAATACTTGAGGACGGTCGTCTGGAGCCTCTAACAAGTCTCGTAACGTCGGTACAGACCCATTGTGCAAATAAGGCGATCGCAACCAGATTCCATCTAATGGCATGTTGGCATAACCATCGGTCTTACGGAAATTCTTGAACCGTTCCGGCGTCCCGACAAACAGGGTATTTTGATTAGACAGTAACTCGTATGTATAAGAATCCAACCGATGCGGGTCAGTACCAATTTCCCCAATCGGCGTCACTTTACCAACCTTCGCCCCGCCAAAGGCATGACAACTGGCACAATTATTTTGATAAATTGGCTGACCCTTAGCTGCTAATTCCCGATTAATCGCGTATGGATAAGTCGGTGATGAAAGTTCCCACAACCAATCTTCAATCCGTTTAATCCGTTCCAAATCCGCTGTAACTGGTGTCACCCCTGCACCCAAAGCCGCACTTAAATTACGTTCATGAACCGATTTATTATCCCCATCCCAATGCAGTTGCAATCCTTCACGGGGTTTTTGATTCCAGATAGAGGGTAAATCCGCCGTGCCAATTTTTTCATCCTCTTCCAACTCGTCCATCGGGAAGCTAAATTGAATTGATTTATAAGGATTAAACGTATCCACCCGTCCTGGACCCCAATCCGGTTGTTCATTTAAAAAAGCCAGTTGACTTGCTTGAGTAATCAACGCATCTCTTGTTTGGGGAATAACCAGATAGCGGTAAATTAATTTCTGAATCGGATTAAACGTTCCCCCTTGGGCGTCAATTTCGGCTAAGATTCGGTTAGGAGTGAATCGTTCATCCAAAGCCGTTTTGCCCAGAAACTGAATATACCCTTGTAGATTTACCGTATTTGAGGGCATCGTGGGGATAATTTGAGGTTCACTTTCAGGCGTATCCCGCAGTGAACCCACATGACAAATCGCACAATTTAAGCCAACGCGGTCAATCAAGACACGACGCTGAGAAAACCCAATGGGGCGGTCTTTTCCGGATTCGTAAAGAAAGCCCAACGATTGATAGCCTTCACCGGGTAATTTGTCAGGAAATACGGCGGGTAAAACTTTCCAAATCCAGTAAGGTACTCCATTTTCTGGTTCACTGCCAATTGAACCATATTTAAAGTGATTGTTAATATCATCATAATCGACAGGATTATTTAAGACTAGGGGAGAAACTAAACCAATAATTGTAGCGAGTATAACTCCCGCAATCACAATCAATAGTTTTTTAAAAGTCTTTCCCGTTGACTTTAATGGCGTTGATTCTTCCATGATTAAGAATTAGTGATTGGTGATTTAAGCTATTCTGCATTTAAACCTTAATGTCAGCTAAAAAGGGCTGAAGCCCTCACTACGAAGCCAATCTATTGCACCATTTTAGTTGGGTCACGCCATTAGAGGCAGTTAGTTTTCCCTATTATTCTTTGTTGTCACCCTAATGTTACTAAACCCGCCCACGCATCTCCTCTATTCCCGTCACCGAAACGGTGCAGGGTCAAACACAGTCATAATTTCTGCAATCATTTCATCTGAATTATTATAGCGACTTAACTCATAACAACCCAGGGGATTTTCTAAGGCATTAAGTAAACATTTATTGCAATACGTGCAAGGGCGTTCAGGCAAGTCTTTTCCTGCCTTAAACTGATGCACTAGGTCATTATTCGCCACCAAGGGACGGGCAATACTAACCGCATCACAGAAGTTCTCCTGAATAGTCCGACGAATATAGGACGCCTGTTGAAACCCGCCAGTACATATCACGGGAATATTTACCTGCTTTTTAATCTCAGCCGCGTGATTAAGGCTAACCCCCTGATATTTTTGTAGAAGTTCCTGCATCTGTTCAGAACTCACAAACCTCTGGAACGACTCGTTCAAAGCTTGCGCTTTTACCTCTAATCCCTGAATCGGTTGGTCTTGGGTCTGTTTCTGAACTCGATTCCATAAGAATAAGAAAATCGGATACAACAGGGGAAACCGAAATAATAAATAGTTGCGAAAGGTATGAATTCCACTGGATAACATCAAATCATACCAGCGCATCGCCTCGATGCGGGGAAATTCACCAGGAGGGTTCAAGGGATGAGGAAATATACTCCCCGTAGAAACATGAATGGCATCCACTCCAGCCGCTTCCATCCACTGACAGACTTGAATCGAA from Coleofasciculus chthonoplastes PCC 7420 encodes the following:
- a CDS encoding c-type cytochrome, yielding MEESTPLKSTGKTFKKLLIVIAGVILATIIGLVSPLVLNNPVDYDDINNHFKYGSIGSEPENGVPYWIWKVLPAVFPDKLPGEGYQSLGFLYESGKDRPIGFSQRRVLIDRVGLNCAICHVGSLRDTPESEPQIIPTMPSNTVNLQGYIQFLGKTALDERFTPNRILAEIDAQGGTFNPIQKLIYRYLVIPQTRDALITQASQLAFLNEQPDWGPGRVDTFNPYKSIQFSFPMDELEEDEKIGTADLPSIWNQKPREGLQLHWDGDNKSVHERNLSAALGAGVTPVTADLERIKRIEDWLWELSSPTYPYAINRELAAKGQPIYQNNCASCHAFGGAKVGKVTPIGEIGTDPHRLDSYTYELLSNQNTLFVGTPERFKNFRKTDGYANMPLDGIWLRSPYLHNGSVPTLRDLLEAPDDRPQVFYRGYDVFDQENVGFVSTIAQEKGTPYFKFDTTVPGNSNRGHLYGTNFSSEDKAALVEYLKTL